Sequence from the Curtobacterium sp. MCLR17_007 genome:
GACCTGGGGCGCTGGGGCCTCGGCATCGAGGGCGGTGGCGCGTCCGACGTGCTCGTGCGGGCGAAGAACCTCGACCGTGCGCGTCCGGGCCTGGGGATCGACGTGGGCAATCCACACGTGGTGGTGGCCGTCGCGACGGACGACGAGCTCGCGGGGCTCGACCTGACCTACGTGCCCGTCCTCGACCCGACTCCCGCGGCCGGGGCGAACGTCGAGTTCGTGCTGCCCGGCGACCCGCTGGTGCAGGACGGCGTCGGGCAGATCACGATGCGCGTGCACGAGCGCGGCAGCGGGGAGACCCTGTCGTGTGGCACCGGGGCAGTCGCCGCGGCGCTGGCGACGCGGCACTGGGCGGGAGCGTCCGCGCCGGACACCTGGCGGGTGCGGGTGCCGGGCGGGGTCGTCACGGTGCGCATGTTCGCGGCCGAGGACGGCGAACACGTCTCGCTGGCCGGACCTGCCGAGCTCGTCTTCTCCGGGGACCTGACGGTCTGATGGTCTGACCGTCTGACGGACCGACCGTCTGACGGTCTGACCGTCTGACGGACCGATGGCGGTCGCAGGACTCGCCGCTCGCGTTCGGCGAGGTCGCTCGGTGCGTCGGCTCGGCGAGCGCTGGGCGGCAGATCGCGCAACGTCGGTGGACATACTGCGGCGCGTTGCGCGACCTCGGATGCCCGGGGCCGCCGACCGCCCGCCCCGCTACTCCGCCGCCCGGTGGACGCGCAGGACGCGGAAGCCCTTGTCGGTCGTCGACCGCGTGACCTGGAACGACGACCCGAGCGCGTCATGCAGCCACCGCTGGAGCGAGTCGCCGCCGAGGTCCTTCGAGACGACCAGCCAGGCGTCCCCGGCGACCTCGAGCCGGGGGAGCCAGGTCATGAGGATGTCATGGAGCTCGTCCTTGCCCACGCGGATCGGCGGGTTCGACCAGATCGTGCGGAAGCGCAGATCGGCAGGGACGGCATCCGGGAGCCCGATCGACACGTTCGCGGCGCCCGCGACCTGGGCGTTGTGCCGCGCCAGGTCGAGCACACGCTCGTTGACGTCGACGCCCCACACCGTGGCGTCGGGGGAGTGCAGCGCCATCGTGATCGCGATGGGTCCCCAGCCGCAGCCCACGTCGAGCAGTGCGCCGTCGGGTGCGGGCGGCGGCACCGAGCCGAGCAGCACGCGAGTGCCGCGGTCGATGCCGTCCGGGCTGAAGACCCCGGCGGCGGTGGTGAGCGAGAGCGTCCGACCGGCCAGGGTGACGGAGATCTGGCGCGGGCGCGCCGGGCTCTCCGGGGTGGCCGAGAAGTAGTGGTCGTTCGCCATGGAAGAACCGTACCGGCTGACCCGTGTGTCCTGGCAGCGCCGGAGGTACCCTGTGGACAGCATGACGGAACCCAACAACCAAGCTGAAGGCGACGGCGTCGTCGAGCGCGTGCTGCGCAACGCCGACTCGCGGGCCAGCTCGTCCATCTTCGCCCCGGCGCAGGCCATCCAGACCCGATCAGTCGACGAACACGGCTGGGCCGGTGACGGCGACCAGTACGACCGTGAGGACCGCGCGGCGCTGCGTCGGGTCGCTGGTCTCTCCACCGAACTCGAGGACGTCACCGAGGTCGAGTACCGGCAACTCCGGCTCGAGCAGGTCGTCCTGATCGGCGTGTACGCCCAGGGCAACGCGGCCGACGCCGAGAACTCCCTGCGCGAGCTGTCCGCCCTCGCCGAGACCGCCGGCGCGGTGGTGCTCGACGGGCTGCTGCAGCGGCGACCGCACCCCGACCCGTCGACGTACCTCGGCATGGGCAAGGCCGAGGAACTCGCGATGGTCGTCAAGGCCACCGGTGCCGACACGGTGATCGCCGACACCGAGCTCGCGCCCTCGCAGCGGCGCGCACTCGAGGACGTCGTCAAGGTCAAGGTGATCGACCGCACGGCCGTGATCCTCGACATCTTCAGCCAGCACGCCAAGTCCCGCGAGGGCAAGGCGCAGGTCGAGCTCGCCCAGCTCGAGTACCTGCTCCCGCGGCTGCGCGGTTGGGGTGAGTCGATGTCCCGCCAGGCCGGTGGCCAGGTGTCGGGCGGTGCCGGCATGGGCTCGCGTGGTCCCGGTGAGACCAAGATCGAGCTCGACCGTCGACGCATCCACACGCGGATGTCGAAGCTCCGACGTCAGATCGCCGGCTTCCGACCCGCGCGCGAGGCCAAGCGCGCGGACCGCCACCGCAACGAGGTCCCGAGCGTCGCCATCGCCGGGTACACGAACGCCGGCAAGTCCTCGCTGCTGAACCGGCTGACCAGCGCGGGCGTGCTCGTGCAGAACCAGCTGTTCGCCACGCTGGACGCCACCGTGCGACGGACCGAGAGCACCAAGGGCCGCGAGTTCACCTTCGTCGACACCGTCGGGTTCGTCCGGAACCTGCCGCACCAGCTGGTCGAGGCGTTCCGGTCGACGCTCGAGGAAGTCGGCGAGGCCGACGTCATCGTGCACGTCGTCGACGGCTCGCACCCGGACCCGGCCGCGCAGCTCGCGACCGTGCGCGAGGTCATCGGGGACGTCGGCGCCCGGGACATCCCGGAGATCGTCGCGTTCAACAAGGCCGACCTGATCGACGACGCGCAGCGCCTGGTGCTCGTCGGGCTCGCCCCGGATGCCGTCTTCGTGTCGGCGCGCACCGGCGAGGGCATCGGCGACCTGCTCGCCGCGATCGAGTCACGGCTGCCCGAGCCGGACGTCGACCTGACCGTCGTCGTGCCCTACGACCGTGGTGACCTGGTCTCGCAGCTGCACGACACCGGCGCGGTCGAGACCGTCGACTACGTCGAGTCCGGCACACGATTGCGGGTCAAGGTGTTCCAGCGACAGGTCGCGGAACTCGACCCGTACGTGGTCGCGCCGGTCCCGTCGGCCTAGGGCTCCGGGCCGACGCCGCCTGGAGGCCCGACTGACGTCCGTCACGCGTCGCCCGTTCCACGAGACCCCTCGGAACACACGAAACGCCGCCAGCGATGGCGGCGTTTCGTCGTGACCGGGGCGACTCGGACGATCAGAGGGAGCGGAGGACCGCCACGACCTTGCCGAGGACCGTTGCCGCGTCGCCGAGGATCGGCTCGAAGGCGGTGTTGCGCGGCAGCAGCCAGGTGTGGCCGTCGCGCTGGCGGAAGACCTTGACGGTGGCTTCTTCGTCGAGCATCGCCGCGACGACGTCGCCGTTCTCCGCCGTCTGCTGTGACCGGACGACGACCCAGTCGCCGTCGCAGATCGCGGCGTCGATCATCGACTCGCCCACGACCTTGAGCATGAACAGGTCGCCGGTGCCGACGAGCTGTCGGGGGAGCGGGATGATCTCGTCGACGTGCTGCTCCGCCGTGATCGGCACACCGGCGGCGATCCGGCCGACGAGGGGGACCAGGGTCGTGGCGTCGACGTCCGGGCCGTCGACGTCTGCCGACGGTTCGTCGACCAGGACCTCGAGCGCGCGGGGGCGGTTCGGGTCGCGGCGGATCCAGCCACCGAGCTCGAGCTGTCCGAGTTGGTGCGAGACGCTGGACAGCGAGGACAGCCCGGCGGCGTCACCGATCTCGCGCATGCTCGGCGGGTAGCCGCGGCTCGCGATGGAGGCGCGGATCGCGTCGAAGATCGCCTGCTGCTTCGCGGTGAGCGGTTTCTGGACCCGCAGTTCGTCCGGCACGTCGTCTCGCCTTCTGGTCGTGACCCTGGACGGCCGATGGGGAATGTCGGTGGTCCCCGTGAGACTTGTCCCAGTCAGTCGAAACAGTATCCGACCGCCTTCAGCCGGACAAACACCTGTTCGAGCGTGTCGCATGAAAACCTCGCGGAAAAGTCTCCAGGGGTCTTGTGTGTCCCGCCGTTCGAACGTATGTTCGGTACAGCGCTTCGGAACGTGGTTTCGCCCGCGCAACCGGATCACAGGTCCATCGGGGCAGCGGTCCACCAAGACAAGGAAGGCACCACGAGATGAGCACCATCGCACTTGCACCCATGCAGGACGCTCCTCGCGTCGTCGGCACCCACCTCCGCCTGACCCGGCGCGGCCGGATCGTCCTCACGACGCTGGCGGCACTGCCGCTGCTGGTCGCTGTCGCGTTCTTCGCACTCAACGGCGGGCAGGCATCCGCCGGCAACACGGCGGGTCACAGTGACTTCCAGACGGTGACCATCCAGCCCGGAGAGACCCTGTGGGCACTCGCTGAGCAGACCGCCCCGAACGCCGACCCGCGCGACTTCGTCCAGGACGTCATCAGCCTCAACGCGCTCGACGGTTCGGCGCTGCAGGCTGGCGAGCAGATCGCGATCCCGACCAAGTACACCGACGCGCGGTAGCGCAGGAGCGCGGCAGCGTCGGCAGGCCTCACCACCGTCCGGACGGCCGGGAGTCCCCGCGGCCGGGCGCTCTACGATGGATCGGTGGCAACCACGCTCGAAGACCTCCCCATCCGCGACGACCTCCGCGGGCAGAGCCCGTACGGCGCTCCGCAGAAGCACGTCAGCGTGCAGCTCAACGTCAACGAGAACACGCATCCCGTGCCGCAGGACGTCGCCGAGGACATCATCGCGTCGATCCGTCGGGCGCTCGAGACGGTCAACCGCTACCCGGACCGTGAGTTCACGGAGCTGCGCGAGTCCCTCGCGGGGTACCTCGGGCACGGCATCGTTCCGGAGCAGGTCTGGGCCGCGAACGGCTCGAACGAGGTCATCCAGCAGCTCCTGCAGGCCTTCGGCGGTCCGGGCCGCAGTGTGCTCGGGTTCCCGCCGACCTACTCGATGCACTCGATCATCGCGTCCGGCACCGGCACACGCTGGATCCCCGCTGCGCGCGACGCGGCCTTCCGGATCTCGCCCGAGACGGCGGTCGCGGCGGTCCGACAGCACCAGCCCGACGTCGTCTTCCTCTGTGGCCCGAACAACCCGACGGGCACGCCGCTCGACCTCGCCACGATCGCGGCCGTGTACGACGCCACCGACGGGATCGTGATGGTGGACGAGGCCTACGCCGAGTTCATGCCGGTCGGTCAGCCCACGGCGCTGACGCTCCTCGACGGCCGCGAGCGCCTGGTGGTCTCGCGCACCATGAGCAAGGCGTTCGCGTTCGCCGGCGCCCGGGTCGGGTACCTCGCCGCCGACCCCGCCGTGATCGACGCGCTCCGGCTGGTCCGGCTGCCGTACCACCTGTCCGCCCTGACCCAGGCGGCCGCCGTCGCCGCACTGCGACACGCGCCCGAGATGCTCGCGATGGTCGACGACATCCGCGGGCAGCGCGACCGCATGGTCACCGAGCTGCGGGCGATGGGCTACGACCCGCACGAGACGTGGTCGAACTTCGTCCTCTTCGGCGGGGTGGCGGACCCGCACGCCGCGTTCGAGTCGTTGCTCGACCAGGACGTCATCGTGCGCGACCTCGGCATCCCGAACCACCTGCGCGTGAGTGCCGGGACGGAAGCGGAGACGACGGCGTTCCTCGACGCCATGCGCCGGGTCGCCGCCGACCAGCCGCCGGTTAGGGTTGGGGCATGACCGCGCGCACCGCCACGATCAGCCGCCGTACCAGTGAGTCGAGCGTCGAACTCGAGCTCGACGTGGACGGCACCGGGGCCTCCGACATCGACACGAGCGTGCCGTTCTTCGACCACATGCTCACGGCGTTCAGCAAGCACTCCCTGATCGACCTGCGCGTGCGGTCGACGGGGGACACCGACATCGACGTGCACCACACCGTCGAGGACACCGGCATCGTGCTCGGGCAGGCCCTGAAGCAGGCCCTCGGCGACCGGTCCGGCATCGGTCGCTACGGCGACGCGCTCGTGCCCCTCGACGAGGCCCTGGCCCAGGCGGTCGTCGACGTCTCCGGACGTCCCTACCTCGTGCACACCGGTGAGCCGACCGGGTTCGAGTTCCACCGCATCGGCGGGCACTTCACCGGGTCGATGGTCCGCCACGTGTTCGAGGCGATCACGGTGAACGCCGGCATCACCGTGCACGTCCGCGTGCTCGAGGGCCGCGACCCGCACCACATCGCCGAGGCCGAGTTCAAGGCGTTCGCGCGCGCGATGCGGCGCGCGGTCGAGCTCGACCCCCGTGTCGACGGCATCCCCTCGACGAAGGGCGCCCTGTGACCGGGACACCGAACGTCGTCGTCCTCGACTACGGCTCCGGCAACGTCCACTCGGCAGCCAAGGCGCTCGAGCGCGCCGGCGCCGACGTGACCCTGACGTCGGACAAGCGCACGGCGCTCGAGGCCGACGGGCTCCTCGTCCCCGGCGTCGGTGCCTTCGCGGCC
This genomic interval carries:
- the hflX gene encoding GTPase HflX, with amino-acid sequence MTEPNNQAEGDGVVERVLRNADSRASSSIFAPAQAIQTRSVDEHGWAGDGDQYDREDRAALRRVAGLSTELEDVTEVEYRQLRLEQVVLIGVYAQGNAADAENSLRELSALAETAGAVVLDGLLQRRPHPDPSTYLGMGKAEELAMVVKATGADTVIADTELAPSQRRALEDVVKVKVIDRTAVILDIFSQHAKSREGKAQVELAQLEYLLPRLRGWGESMSRQAGGQVSGGAGMGSRGPGETKIELDRRRIHTRMSKLRRQIAGFRPAREAKRADRHRNEVPSVAIAGYTNAGKSSLLNRLTSAGVLVQNQLFATLDATVRRTESTKGREFTFVDTVGFVRNLPHQLVEAFRSTLEEVGEADVIVHVVDGSHPDPAAQLATVREVIGDVGARDIPEIVAFNKADLIDDAQRLVLVGLAPDAVFVSARTGEGIGDLLAAIESRLPEPDVDLTVVVPYDRGDLVSQLHDTGAVETVDYVESGTRLRVKVFQRQVAELDPYVVAPVPSA
- the dapF gene encoding diaminopimelate epimerase, with amino-acid sequence MTELHFTKGQGTGNDFVLFADPDATVDLTPDRIRAIADRRFGVGADGVIRAVRSDALPEGRAVVEQAPEATWFMDYHNADGTVAEMCGNGIRVFARYLTESGLVDLQPGETLSVGSRKGVVDVQRQANGFAADLGRWGLGIEGGGASDVLVRAKNLDRARPGLGIDVGNPHVVVAVATDDELAGLDLTYVPVLDPTPAAGANVEFVLPGDPLVQDGVGQITMRVHERGSGETLSCGTGAVAAALATRHWAGASAPDTWRVRVPGGVVTVRMFAAEDGEHVSLAGPAELVFSGDLTV
- a CDS encoding histidinol-phosphate transaminase, with the translated sequence MATTLEDLPIRDDLRGQSPYGAPQKHVSVQLNVNENTHPVPQDVAEDIIASIRRALETVNRYPDREFTELRESLAGYLGHGIVPEQVWAANGSNEVIQQLLQAFGGPGRSVLGFPPTYSMHSIIASGTGTRWIPAARDAAFRISPETAVAAVRQHQPDVVFLCGPNNPTGTPLDLATIAAVYDATDGIVMVDEAYAEFMPVGQPTALTLLDGRERLVVSRTMSKAFAFAGARVGYLAADPAVIDALRLVRLPYHLSALTQAAAVAALRHAPEMLAMVDDIRGQRDRMVTELRAMGYDPHETWSNFVLFGGVADPHAAFESLLDQDVIVRDLGIPNHLRVSAGTEAETTAFLDAMRRVAADQPPVRVGA
- a CDS encoding LysM peptidoglycan-binding domain-containing protein, whose product is MSTIALAPMQDAPRVVGTHLRLTRRGRIVLTTLAALPLLVAVAFFALNGGQASAGNTAGHSDFQTVTIQPGETLWALAEQTAPNADPRDFVQDVISLNALDGSALQAGEQIAIPTKYTDAR
- a CDS encoding methyltransferase: MANDHYFSATPESPARPRQISVTLAGRTLSLTTAAGVFSPDGIDRGTRVLLGSVPPPAPDGALLDVGCGWGPIAITMALHSPDATVWGVDVNERVLDLARHNAQVAGAANVSIGLPDAVPADLRFRTIWSNPPIRVGKDELHDILMTWLPRLEVAGDAWLVVSKDLGGDSLQRWLHDALGSSFQVTRSTTDKGFRVLRVHRAAE
- the lexA gene encoding transcriptional repressor LexA; translated protein: MPDELRVQKPLTAKQQAIFDAIRASIASRGYPPSMREIGDAAGLSSLSSVSHQLGQLELGGWIRRDPNRPRALEVLVDEPSADVDGPDVDATTLVPLVGRIAAGVPITAEQHVDEIIPLPRQLVGTGDLFMLKVVGESMIDAAICDGDWVVVRSQQTAENGDVVAAMLDEEATVKVFRQRDGHTWLLPRNTAFEPILGDAATVLGKVVAVLRSL
- the hisB gene encoding imidazoleglycerol-phosphate dehydratase HisB; the protein is MTARTATISRRTSESSVELELDVDGTGASDIDTSVPFFDHMLTAFSKHSLIDLRVRSTGDTDIDVHHTVEDTGIVLGQALKQALGDRSGIGRYGDALVPLDEALAQAVVDVSGRPYLVHTGEPTGFEFHRIGGHFTGSMVRHVFEAITVNAGITVHVRVLEGRDPHHIAEAEFKAFARAMRRAVELDPRVDGIPSTKGAL